The Bosea sp. AS-1 region GTCTCGAAAATCGTGATCCCGGCCATTGTCGTCTCCTCCGCCTGGCGGACGGGTAGCAAATGCGGTCGCTCTGGCCAATATCAGGATCAGGACAGGACGCGATTCAGGAAGGCCGCCGACGCATCATGGGCGAAAAGAACGATCGGGCCGTCGGGAAGACCGCCAGCAGCGTGCCGGCAGGGCCATCGCAGCCGGGCGAGATCGACCGCTTCCTCGGCGCGGCCAGGCGCCTCGCGCCGCTGGCGACGAGGACGGCCGGGCGCCTCGTCTTCGCTCTGGATGCGACGATGAGCCGGCAGCCGACATGGGATCTCGCTTGCTCGCTGCAGGGGCGGATGTTCGAAGTTGCAGCCGAAAGCGGCGGCCTTGCGGTGCAGCTCGTCTATTTCCGCGGGCTCGGCGAATGCCGGGCCTCCGGCTGGGTCGGCGAGCCAGAGCGTCTGAAGGGGCTGATGGGGCGGATCGCCTGCGAGGGCGGGCAGACACAGATCGCGCGGGTGCTCCGGCATGTGCGCGACGAGGCGCGGAGCGTGCCCTTGCGCGCCTTCGTCTTCGTCGGCGATGCGATGGAGGAGGATGTCGATGCGCTCGCGACGCTGGCGGGCGAACTGGGCCTGCGCGGCATACGCGGCTTCATCTTCCAGGAGGGGCATGAACCGGCGGCGAGTTCTGCCTTCGCGACAATCGCGCGACTGACGGGCGGCGCGCATGCCCGTTTCGACGCCTCGGCGCCGGCTTCTCTGCTGGAGCTGCTGCGCGGCGCCGCGGCTTATGCTGCCGGCGGGCGCGAGGCGATGTTGCGCCTCGCCGGTTCGAGCCCGGCCGTGAAGGGGCTGATCGTGGCAATGGAAGGAGGGCGCGGGTGAGCCTGCTCTACGGCGTCGCCGTCCTGATCCTGGTCTGGTGGCTGGCGAAGCTCTTTGCCGGTGCCAATCCGAAAGTCCTGGCCAAGCTCGGCAAGACCGTGGGAGGTGTCGCCTCGCTCGGCGTCGCCGCCCTGCTGATGGCACGCGGCCGGATGGACATGGCCGTCTTCCTCGGCGGCATCGGCGCCTGGCTGCTCGGTTGGAGTGCGACCGGGCCAGGCGGCATCCGCTTTCCCTGGGCCGACCGCAGCGGCCCGACGCCAGGCGCGACGTCGAAGGTGCAGTCGCTCCTGCTGGAGATGGAGCTCGACCACGACAGCGGCGCGATGCGCGGCAAGGCCAGGAGCGGAACTTATGCCGGGCGCGATCTCGACAGTCTCGCGCCGGCCGATCTCAGCGCCCTGATGCGCGATTGCCTGGCGCGGGATCCCGACGGAGCCCGCCTGCTAGAGGCATATCTCGACCGCCGGTCGCCCGGCTGGCGTGAAGACGCTCAGCGTGACGGTGACGCGGGGCAGCGCGGCGCGCCGGGCGCGGGCGCGATGACGCAGCAAGAGGCCTACGAGATCCTGGGGCTTCAGCCGGGGGCGGGCGAGGAGGCGGTCCGCGAAGCCCACCGGGCTTTGATGAAGCGGATTCACCCGGATGCCGGCGGCACGAGCGGCCTTGCCGCTCGCGTCAACCAGGCCAAGGACGTCCTTCTGAAGCGGGGGTAGCGCCGGGTTCTGGGAGTAGGTCGGCGACATGGCGTGAACTCCTTTCCCGGGCCGGTCAGCTCTTGGTGGCGAAGCAGGAGAAGCCGCCGCGCTTCAGCTTGGCGCAGGCGTTCTGCGCATCCTTCGAGTCGTCGAAGCCGGCGAAGCGGGCGCGGAAGAGGGTGGAGCCGCCCTTCTCGACCTTCTCGGTGAAGCCGGAGGCGCTGGCGAGCGAGCCTGCCGCCTTGGTGCGAGCCCGGGCGAGGATCTCCTTGGCCTTGGCCTCGTCGTCGGTCGCGCCGAGCTGGATCACCCACTTGCCGGAGGCGACGACCGCCGCCTGATGTGACATCGCCGGGGCCGGCTCGGGGGCCTGGATCCTGGCGGGGACCGCATCCGACTTGCGGGCGACGCTTGCCGCGACGGGCTCGGCCCGGTTCTCGGCAACCTTGACGGGCGCGGCGGCTGGCTCAGCCAGCTTGGCGATGGACGAGGTGGTGTCGACGTTCGCCGGCGGGCGCAGGACCTTGGCGTCGGCCGGCTGGGCGCCGATCGACCAGCGCATGGCCGACGGTGTCGTGGTGGCAGTGACCGGGCGCATGTTGGAAATCTGCAGCGGCTGGCCGGCGGAAACCGGGCGCGGCGGCGCGATCGGCGTCTGGGTCGGCATCGGCGCATAGGCGCGGGCGGCAGCCGGCAGCGGCGCCGAAACGGTTTCCGGGCGCGGCACGGGGATCGGTGCGGGTTCGGCGGCGGCGACGCGCGGACGCTCCTCCGGCCGGACGCGCTCCTCGGGACGCGGCCTCTCCTCGCGTTCCGGCGCCTCGGCGACCATCACCGAGGAGCGGCCGCTGGTGGTGGCGCGCGGCAGATTGGCGAGGACGAGATCGGTCATGATCTTGTCGCGGGATGCGCCGGAACGGCCGCCGAGAACGACGGAGACGATCTGGTGGCCGTCGGCCCTGGCAGAGGTCATCAGGTTGAAGCCGGAGGCGCGTGTGTAGCCGGTCTTGATGCCGTCGACGCCCTCGACCTTGCCGAGCAGGCGGTTATGGCCGCGGATCGTGCGGCTGCCATATTGGAAGGCGCGCGTCTGGAAGAGCGGGAAATAGCGCGGGAAGCGCTCCTGGATGGCGCGGGCGAGAATGGTGAGGTCGCGTGCCGTCGTCAGATTCGGCGGCGAATGCGGCAGGCCATGCGGGTTGTAGAAGCGGGTCGAACCCATGCCGAGCGAGCGGGCCTTGCGCGTCATCTGTTCGGCGAAGGCCTCTTCCGAGCCGGCGATGTTCTCTGCCACCACCACCGAGGAATCGTTGGCGGACAGCGTGATCATGCTCTTGATCGCGTCGCCGACCGACAGGGTGGTGCCGGCGCGCAGGCCGAGCTTGGTCGGCGGCTGCGAGGCCGCGTAAGACGAGACCTTGAGCTCGGAATCCATATCGAAGCGGCCGCGCTCCATCTGCTCGAACAGCATGTAGAGCGTCATGACCTTGGTGAGGGAGGCCGGGATGCGCGCGGCATCCTCGTTGACCGCATGCAGCGTGCGGCCGCTCTTCACATCGACGACCATCGCCGCATAGGGGGGGGTATAACCCCCGCCGCCAGCGTGATGACGGCGCTTGCGCGCCTCGGCGGGGGAGGTGGCCATGGTGGCCGCCACAGCGACCACTCCGATCAGCCCGACGACGACCCGCAGACGCGGCCGCCGCAACCCAACGCAACCAAGCACCATGAATGGCCCCGAACTCAAAACTCACACGTCTCGACCTGCGCACCATGACGTGGCGCGAAGGACACAGTCAGAGGACGTTAGGACGACGCGGTTACGGAGCCGTTAAAAGTTGAACGGTTGCGATCGGAACGGTCTGCGTTTGGTGCATTGCAGCGTTCTCTTGACATTCATGTTGCGCTGCACAATATAGCGGCAGTCCCCGGTGGTGATCTCTTCATACGACCTTGGGGCGACACGACCGAGCCCATGCGCGGCTCGCCACCAGAGTCGGCACCCCAGAGTGCCAGGAGAAAACCATGATCCAGCAGTTCGAGACCCTCCAGAAGGCTTCCAAAGAGAACGTCGACGCCGCTCTGAAGGCCTTCGGCGCCACCTCCAAGGGCGTCCAGACCATCGCCGTCGAGGCCACCGACTATGCCAAGAAGTCCTTCGAGGCCGGCACCGCCACCCTCGAGAAGCTCGCTGGCGTGAAGACCTTCGACAAGGCTCTCGAGATCCAGGCCGACTACGTCAAGACCTCGTTCGAGGGCGCCGTCGCCCAGCTCACCAAGATGGGCGAGCTCTATACCGCTCTCGCCAAGGACGCCTACAAGCCGTTCGAAGGTATCGTCTCGAAGGCTGTCCCGGCCGCCGCCGGCAAGTGATCGGCTGCATGTGATCCCACGGCGCGGTCGATCCGCGCTGGTGGTGCTGCCTAGAGTTCAGTTGCGTTCAGAGAAGCCCGGCCGCGATGGCCGGGCTTTTTCGTTGCGGACCGTGCGGGTCGGCCGGTCTTTTGAACCGATTGAAAACAGGGGCGATTGAGCGCATCTCTAGGGCGAACGCCGTATGTCGCGGCGAGAGGGATCTTCGGTTCGCCATGCTCGACAAATCCGCGCCGCCTCGCACGCTCAAGCTCAACGCTGCCGACAACGTCGTCGTCGCCGTCGATCCGGTGGATGTCGGCGTGACTGCCGCCGGCGTCGAGGCGCTGAAGCGCATTCCGCGCGGGCACAAGATGGCCATCGTGTCGATCGCAAAGGACCAGCCGATCCGCAAATTCGGCCAGATCATCGGCTTCGCGACGAGCGACATCGTGCCGGGCGACTGGGTGCACGAACACAATACCGGCTTCCACGCCTTCGAGCGCGACTACGCCTACGCGGCCGAGGCAAAGCCGGAATTCGTGTTGCCGGTGGAGCAGCAGGCGACTTTCGAAGGTTTCCGCCGGGCCAATGGCAAGGCCGGCACCCGTAACTATGTCGGCATCCTGACTTCGGTGAACTGCTCGGCTTCGGCCGCGCGCTTCATGGCCGAGGAGGTCAAGCGCTCCGGCCTGCTCGCCGACTATCCCAATGTCGATGGAGTGATCGCGCTGACCCACGGCACCGGCTGTGGCATCGACTACAACGGCGAGAGCTTCGAGGTGCTGAAGCGCACGACCTGGGGCTATGCCTGCAATCCGAACATGGCCGCGGTGCTGGTCGTCGGCCTCGGCTGCGAGGGCTTCCAGATCAGCCGCATGAAGGAAGCCTATGGCGTCACCGAGAGCGATATCTTCCGCACGCTCACCATTCAGGAAACCGGCGGAACCAAGAAGGCCGTCGCTGCCGGCATCGAGGCGCTGAAGGTGATGCTGCCGATCGCCAACCGGGCGAAACGCGAGACCGTGCCGGCCTCTGAACTGATGCTGGCCCTGCAATGCGGCGGCTCGGATGGCTATTCCGGGATCACCGCCAATCCGGCGCTGGGAGCTGCTGTCGATATCCTCGTCGAGCATGGCGGCACCGCGATCCTCTCCGAGACGCCGGAAATCTACGGCGCCGAGCATCTGCTGACGCGCCGCGCCGCGACGCGGGAGGTCGGCGAGAAGCTCGTCGGTATCATCGAGTGGTGGGAGGACTACACCGCCCGCGCCCGGATGAGCATGAACAACAACCCTTCGCCGGGGAACAAGGCGGGCGGGCTCACGACCATCCTGGAGAAATCGCTGGGCGCGGCCGCCAAGGGTGGCACCAAGACACTCTCGGCGGTCTATCATTATGCCGAGCCGGTGAAGGAGAGGGGCTTCGTCTACATGGATACGCCCGGCTACGATCCGGTCGCGGCGACGGGACAGGTGGCGGGCGGCGCCAATATCCTCGCTTTCACGACCGGCCGCGGTTCTGCCTATGGCTGCAAGCCGACGCCCTCGATGAAGCTCGCGACCAACACGCCGGTCTACGAGAAGATGATCGACGACATGGACATCAATTGTGGTGACGTGCTCGACGGTGTTTCGCTGGAGCAGAAGGGCCGCGAGATCTTCGAGAAGCTCCTGAAGGTCTCATCGGGCGAGCGCACCAAATCCGAGCAGCTCGGCTATGGCGATGCCGAATACGTGCCCTGGCAGATCGGCGCGACGATGTGATTTTCCAGCGTGCCGATTGAACCCGGCGCAAGGCTGACGCGACCAAGAACGGGCCGGCATCGTTTATCGCGATGCCGGCCCGTTCTGTCTCCGGCCTTGGATTTCCATGAAGACCTTTCTTCTCGTCACCGTCCCGCGCGTCCTGCTGGGGCTGATCTTCCTCGTCAGCGCCGTCGACGGCTTCTGGTGGCTCGCCACCGGCGTGAACCTGATCCATCCGCCGACCAGCCCGCGCGGCGTCGTCTTCGAGACGGCCTTGCAAGATTCGGGCTTCATCTGGCCCTTCATCAAGGCGATCAACCTCACCGGCGCGCTGAGCCTGATCTCGAATGTCGTGCCGGCCTTCGGGCTCGCGCTGATCGCGCCGGTCATGGCGGTGATCGTGCTGTTCCACGCCACGATCAACCCGCAAGGCCTGCCGGTCGCGGTGGTCCTCGTCGTACTGGGGCTGTTGCTGGTCTGGGCCTATCGCGACCGCTACGCGGCAATGTTCCGCTGAGCGGGCCGCGCGGGCAACCTCAGAGCGCAAACCCCGTCAGCCTTTTGCCGAGCAAGCCGATCCGGTCGGCCGCGACGTTGGCGATGGCGATGCGCAGATGCTCTTCCTGTCCCGGGCCGAAATAGGGGCCGGGCAGGGCGAGGACGCCGCGCTCTTCGGCCAGCCGCTGCGCGACTTCAGCCGCCTTCAGGCTGGCGAAGGGATGAGCGACATAGGCGAAATAGGCGCCTGCCGAGAGCACGCGCCAGCCGTTCAGCGGCGCCATCGTCTCGCGGAACAGCCCGGCGCGGGCATTGATCTCGGCGCGGTTGCGTTCGCGCCAGGCGCGGATGCCGTCGATGCCCCAGGTCACTGCCGACTGTCCGGCCCGGACGGGGCTGATCTGCACGCAGTCGAGCACCTTGCCAACCTGGGCGACGACCTGCTTGCCAGCCGTGATCGCACCGAGACGCCAGCCCGGCACGGCATAGGCCTTCGAGAAGCTATAGAGACCGATCACGGAGTCTTGCCAGCCGCTTGCGGCAAAAACCTCATGCGGCCTGGTAACACCTTCGGGCAGGAAGTCGCGATAGGTTTCGTCGAGCACCAGCCAGAGCCCGCGCCTTGC contains the following coding sequences:
- a CDS encoding phasin family protein, producing MIQQFETLQKASKENVDAALKAFGATSKGVQTIAVEATDYAKKSFEAGTATLEKLAGVKTFDKALEIQADYVKTSFEGAVAQLTKMGELYTALAKDAYKPFEGIVSKAVPAAAGK
- a CDS encoding VWA domain-containing protein, which gives rise to MGEKNDRAVGKTASSVPAGPSQPGEIDRFLGAARRLAPLATRTAGRLVFALDATMSRQPTWDLACSLQGRMFEVAAESGGLAVQLVYFRGLGECRASGWVGEPERLKGLMGRIACEGGQTQIARVLRHVRDEARSVPLRAFVFVGDAMEEDVDALATLAGELGLRGIRGFIFQEGHEPAASSAFATIARLTGGAHARFDASAPASLLELLRGAAAYAAGGREAMLRLAGSSPAVKGLIVAMEGGRG
- a CDS encoding SPOR domain-containing protein, yielding MATSPAEARKRRHHAGGGGYTPPYAAMVVDVKSGRTLHAVNEDAARIPASLTKVMTLYMLFEQMERGRFDMDSELKVSSYAASQPPTKLGLRAGTTLSVGDAIKSMITLSANDSSVVVAENIAGSEEAFAEQMTRKARSLGMGSTRFYNPHGLPHSPPNLTTARDLTILARAIQERFPRYFPLFQTRAFQYGSRTIRGHNRLLGKVEGVDGIKTGYTRASGFNLMTSARADGHQIVSVVLGGRSGASRDKIMTDLVLANLPRATTSGRSSVMVAEAPEREERPRPEERVRPEERPRVAAAEPAPIPVPRPETVSAPLPAAARAYAPMPTQTPIAPPRPVSAGQPLQISNMRPVTATTTPSAMRWSIGAQPADAKVLRPPANVDTTSSIAKLAEPAAAPVKVAENRAEPVAASVARKSDAVPARIQAPEPAPAMSHQAAVVASGKWVIQLGATDDEAKAKEILARARTKAAGSLASASGFTEKVEKGGSTLFRARFAGFDDSKDAQNACAKLKRGGFSCFATKS
- a CDS encoding altronate dehydratase family protein — its product is MLDKSAPPRTLKLNAADNVVVAVDPVDVGVTAAGVEALKRIPRGHKMAIVSIAKDQPIRKFGQIIGFATSDIVPGDWVHEHNTGFHAFERDYAYAAEAKPEFVLPVEQQATFEGFRRANGKAGTRNYVGILTSVNCSASAARFMAEEVKRSGLLADYPNVDGVIALTHGTGCGIDYNGESFEVLKRTTWGYACNPNMAAVLVVGLGCEGFQISRMKEAYGVTESDIFRTLTIQETGGTKKAVAAGIEALKVMLPIANRAKRETVPASELMLALQCGGSDGYSGITANPALGAAVDILVEHGGTAILSETPEIYGAEHLLTRRAATREVGEKLVGIIEWWEDYTARARMSMNNNPSPGNKAGGLTTILEKSLGAAAKGGTKTLSAVYHYAEPVKERGFVYMDTPGYDPVAATGQVAGGANILAFTTGRGSAYGCKPTPSMKLATNTPVYEKMIDDMDINCGDVLDGVSLEQKGREIFEKLLKVSSGERTKSEQLGYGDAEYVPWQIGATM
- a CDS encoding DnaJ domain-containing protein encodes the protein MSLLYGVAVLILVWWLAKLFAGANPKVLAKLGKTVGGVASLGVAALLMARGRMDMAVFLGGIGAWLLGWSATGPGGIRFPWADRSGPTPGATSKVQSLLLEMELDHDSGAMRGKARSGTYAGRDLDSLAPADLSALMRDCLARDPDGARLLEAYLDRRSPGWREDAQRDGDAGQRGAPGAGAMTQQEAYEILGLQPGAGEEAVREAHRALMKRIHPDAGGTSGLAARVNQAKDVLLKRG